Below is a genomic region from Streptomyces sp. NBC_00461.
CAGCCGCAGCCGCCGTGTCCACCCGCTCCGTCCTGACCTCGGCCCGCACCCTCCGCGCAGCGCGCCACGCGTCCCACGTCAGGAGGCACAGCGCCACCCACACCAGCGCGAACCCGGCCCACCGCTCCACCGGCATCGCCTCATGGAAGTACAGAATCCCGAGCACGAACTGGAACACCGGCGCCAGATACTGCAGCAACCCCAGCGTCGACAACGGCACCCGGATCGCCGCCGCCCCGAAGCAGACCAGCGGCAACGCGGTCACCACCCCGGTCGCGGCGAGCAGTGCCCCGTGCCCCACCCCGCCGGTCGTGAAGGTCGACTCACCCCGCGAGGCCAGCCACAGCAGGTAGCCGACCGCGGGCAGGAACTGGATCGCGGTCTCCGCGGCCAGCGACTCGATCCCGCCGAGACCGACCTTCTTCTTCACCAGCCCGTACGTGGCGAACGAGAAGGCGAGCGTGAGCGAGATCCACGGCGGCTGCCCGTATCCCACCGCGAGCACGACCACCGCGGCGAACCCGGTTCCGACCGCCACCCACTGCACGGGCCGCAGCCGTTCCTTCAGGAGCAGCAC
It encodes:
- the rarD gene encoding EamA family transporter RarD, coding for MTGKARGERHIGLLNGFAAYGMWGLVPLFWPLLKPAGAIEILAHRMAWSLVFVGVALVVTRRWAWAGELLRQPRRLGLVAVAAAVITVNWGVYIWSVNSGHVVEASLGYFINPLVTIAMGVLLLKERLRPVQWVAVGTGFAAVVVLAVGYGQPPWISLTLAFSFATYGLVKKKVGLGGIESLAAETAIQFLPAVGYLLWLASRGESTFTTGGVGHGALLAATGVVTALPLVCFGAAAIRVPLSTLGLLQYLAPVFQFVLGILYFHEAMPVERWAGFALVWVALCLLTWDAWRAARRVRAEVRTERVDTAAAAAVDA